The following are from one region of the Arachis duranensis cultivar V14167 chromosome 10, aradu.V14167.gnm2.J7QH, whole genome shotgun sequence genome:
- the LOC107470609 gene encoding probable WRKY transcription factor 40 gives METTCVDTSLTLNLVPLHKTDVAPEVLVEELHRLSCENKKLTETLKQVCENYVALKTKLSQLSSNNMVSSEKEAAASGTPTRKRKAESESCMSTYTDKCNTPTSTDEETLKRAKHEGSPKVSKIVVRTEASDTTSLYVRDGYQWRKYGQKVTRDNPSPRAYFRCSNAPNCPVKKKVQRSAEDRRMLVATYEGEHNHVQAQDSYYSSSLQSDDHYQSPTRVDLVNKSELLESVGNNNDGKKSSCMRLQPQLLAQQMATSLTKDPNFTAALATAITGRILSSHFSQ, from the exons ATGGAAACAACATGCGTGGATACGTCTCTCACCCTCAACCTTGTTCCCCTTCACAAAACGGATGTTGCG CCGGAGGTTTTGGTTGAAGAATTGCATCGGCTAAGCTGTGAGAACAAGAAGCTAACGGAGACATTGAAGCAAGTATGTGAGAACTATGTTGCCTTGAAAACCAAGCTCAGCCAACTGAGCAGCAATAACATGGTGAGTTCCGAGAAAGAAGCCGCGGCGTCAGGGACGCCAACGCGGAAGAGAAAGGCGGAGAGTGAGAGCTGCATGAGTACCTATACTGATAAGTGCAACACCCCGACTAGTACGGACGAAGAAACACTAAAAAGAGCTAAGCATGAAGGTTCGCCAAAGGTTTCCAAGATTGTTGTACGAACTGAAGCATCTGATACTACCAGCTTA TATGTGAGGGATGGATATCAATGGAGAAAATATGGGCAGAAAGTGACCAGAGATAACCCCTCTCCTAGGGCTTACTTCAGGTGCTCCAATGCCCCAAATTGCCCCGTCAAGAAGAAG GTGCAAAGGAGTGCAGAAGATCGAAGAATGTTGGTGGCAACATACGAAGGAGAGCACAACCATGTGCAAGCGCAAGATTCTTATTATTCATCAAGCCTGCAAAGTGATGATCATTATCAAAGCCCTACTAGAGTTGACTTGGTCAATAAGTCAGAATTATTAGAATCGGTTGGCAATAACAATGATGGAAAAAAGTCTTCTTGTATGCGGCTGCAGCCCCAGCTGTTAGCTCAACAAATGGCCACTTCTTTGACTAAGGATCCCAATTTCACCGCCGCACTTGCAACCGCCATTACAGGAAGAATTCTATCTTCACACTTCTCCCAATAA